From the genome of Streptomyces sp. NBC_01233, one region includes:
- the tpg gene encoding telomere-protecting terminal protein Tpg, whose protein sequence is MAKEFGDGLDQAVQKAFTRPAPKGAGTQMRYLVKQLKGTKSAAEALGISQRQVERYVAGKAKKPRAGLAARLEREVKKRWQPQIRAKAREKAATTGGIVIDVHARLGYAGAPIDTTDEDRIRHLTVALPPQHAARLFDAQQQGASENTLRQLTAEALKEVYFQDGGRRAGSLEEVEINDVLDLEFDL, encoded by the coding sequence ATGGCCAAGGAGTTCGGGGACGGCCTGGACCAGGCGGTGCAGAAGGCGTTCACCCGCCCCGCGCCCAAGGGCGCGGGCACGCAGATGCGGTACCTGGTCAAGCAGCTAAAGGGGACGAAGTCGGCCGCCGAAGCACTCGGGATCTCCCAGCGGCAGGTGGAGCGGTACGTCGCGGGCAAGGCCAAGAAGCCGCGCGCCGGCCTCGCCGCGCGCCTGGAGCGCGAGGTGAAGAAGCGCTGGCAGCCGCAGATCCGGGCCAAGGCCCGGGAGAAGGCGGCGACCACCGGCGGCATCGTCATCGACGTCCACGCCCGCCTCGGGTACGCCGGGGCGCCGATCGACACGACGGACGAGGACCGTATCCGGCACCTCACCGTCGCCCTGCCCCCGCAGCACGCCGCCCGGCTCTTCGACGCCCAGCAGCAGGGAGCCAGTGAGAACACCCTGCGCCAGCTCACGGCCGAAGCCCTCAAGGAGGTCTACTTCCAGGATGGCGGCCGACGTGCCGGGTCCCTCGAGGAAGTCGAGATCAACGACGTACTGGACCTGGAGTTCGACCTGTAG
- the tap gene encoding telomere-associated protein Tap, producing MSELFDAVDALIASRATLPPPAERKRLRAAHGLTIDEVAIALKVRRATVSGWESGKTEPRPPERDAYARLLKQLAELYPAPEEPGAPVPATFTGAPAPAEAPTLSTGPASEAAAMTETDNTQTPAPGPVAAAAPAAETRPASTTRTSSTSRRPAAKKAAPANTPAGGTDPRFENGPLAVLDVEDGKVLAYCTGGLVLDVPAKSLPSLVDWTLKEAKLGQPKLVGPGKDADPLIILTAAALERYGLPATLTPEERAAGRIPEGHKVIRQLTRADWQLTKRGFGPWARIYRPAKGSDRQCVQLCIPSWNALDTRHWGAAGQLAPAELARLLGVYATRVMTPRGSSAVTGLELMTALHPPTYAVRDEETGALRQADEKTPGSLGKDPVDPAPCEAPDGHPLLKDLGRFHVRGPAEKLFEEAYDWARPMTDAECTLRHLVGLDVNMAFAAGANGLPVGLGAPTHVKNPVFDPKLPGSWLVDLSHVDMSKVKVGKDWVQLDGSLLPSPFTPKGERPTGPAWYATPTVAYAVELGYDVAPTEAYVRDDNGRYLDGWYNRLRDAYLATMADLGVDADLAPADFLEAMNGYKARDPQMAIVASAIKATVKGGLGKLRERPRGEGWRPGEPWRALARPTWRPDIRAAVISRTRINLHRKIVKHAAFTGQYPIAILSDCVVYAAGGETPLDFLPYREGKPLPGGFKLGVNPGLVKWEGTQSVLWGEEVRERFNAPELNLARYIKDGTVTDDDNGE from the coding sequence ATGTCCGAGTTGTTCGACGCGGTCGACGCCTTGATCGCGTCCCGCGCCACGCTTCCGCCGCCGGCGGAGCGCAAGCGGCTGCGTGCCGCGCACGGCCTGACGATCGACGAGGTGGCCATCGCACTGAAGGTGCGCCGCGCCACGGTGTCCGGCTGGGAGTCGGGCAAGACCGAGCCCCGCCCGCCGGAACGGGACGCGTACGCGCGACTGCTGAAGCAGCTCGCCGAGCTCTACCCCGCGCCCGAGGAGCCGGGCGCCCCGGTGCCCGCCACGTTCACCGGGGCGCCCGCCCCGGCCGAAGCGCCGACTCTGTCCACAGGCCCGGCCTCCGAGGCTGCGGCCATGACTGAAACCGACAACACCCAGACCCCCGCGCCTGGTCCCGTCGCCGCTGCTGCTCCGGCCGCCGAGACCCGCCCGGCGAGCACCACCAGGACGTCGTCGACGTCGCGCCGCCCGGCGGCGAAGAAGGCCGCCCCGGCGAACACCCCGGCGGGCGGCACCGACCCGCGGTTCGAGAACGGCCCGCTGGCGGTCCTGGACGTCGAGGACGGGAAGGTGCTGGCGTACTGCACCGGCGGCCTGGTCCTGGACGTGCCCGCCAAGTCCCTGCCGTCCCTGGTGGACTGGACCCTCAAGGAGGCCAAGCTCGGGCAGCCGAAGCTCGTCGGTCCCGGCAAGGACGCCGACCCGCTGATCATCCTCACCGCGGCCGCACTGGAGCGCTACGGCCTGCCGGCCACCCTCACGCCGGAGGAGCGGGCCGCCGGGCGCATCCCGGAGGGCCACAAGGTCATCCGCCAGCTGACCCGCGCCGACTGGCAGCTCACCAAGCGCGGCTTCGGGCCCTGGGCCCGGATTTACAGGCCCGCCAAGGGCTCCGACCGGCAGTGCGTCCAGCTGTGCATCCCCTCGTGGAACGCGCTGGACACCCGTCACTGGGGCGCGGCGGGACAGCTGGCGCCGGCGGAACTCGCCCGGCTCCTGGGCGTGTACGCGACCCGGGTGATGACGCCGCGCGGCTCCTCCGCCGTCACCGGCCTGGAGCTGATGACCGCCCTGCACCCGCCGACCTACGCCGTGCGGGACGAGGAGACCGGCGCCCTGCGCCAGGCCGACGAGAAGACCCCCGGCTCCCTGGGCAAGGACCCTGTCGATCCGGCGCCGTGCGAGGCCCCGGACGGGCACCCGCTGCTCAAGGACCTGGGGCGCTTCCACGTCCGCGGCCCCGCCGAGAAGCTCTTCGAGGAGGCGTACGACTGGGCCCGGCCCATGACCGACGCCGAGTGCACCCTGCGCCACCTCGTCGGCCTGGACGTCAACATGGCCTTCGCCGCAGGCGCCAACGGCCTCCCCGTCGGCCTGGGCGCACCCACGCACGTCAAGAACCCGGTCTTCGACCCGAAGCTGCCCGGATCGTGGCTGGTGGACCTGAGCCACGTCGACATGTCGAAGGTGAAGGTCGGCAAGGACTGGGTGCAGCTGGACGGCAGCCTGCTGCCCTCCCCGTTCACTCCGAAGGGGGAGCGTCCGACGGGGCCGGCCTGGTACGCGACGCCGACGGTGGCGTACGCGGTGGAGCTCGGCTACGACGTCGCGCCGACCGAGGCGTACGTCCGGGACGACAACGGCCGCTACCTGGACGGCTGGTACAACCGCCTGCGCGACGCCTACCTCGCGACCATGGCCGACCTCGGCGTCGACGCAGACCTCGCCCCGGCCGACTTCCTGGAGGCGATGAACGGCTACAAGGCACGCGACCCTCAGATGGCGATTGTCGCCTCGGCCATCAAGGCGACCGTGAAGGGCGGCCTGGGCAAGCTGCGCGAGCGGCCGCGTGGCGAGGGCTGGCGGCCGGGCGAGCCGTGGCGCGCGCTGGCCCGTCCGACGTGGCGGCCGGACATCCGCGCGGCGGTCATCTCGCGCACCCGGATCAACCTGCACCGCAAGATCGTCAAGCACGCGGCGTTCACCGGGCAGTACCCGATCGCGATCCTGTCCGACTGCGTCGTCTACGCCGCAGGCGGCGAGACCCCGCTGGACTTCCTGCCCTACCGGGAGGGCAAGCCGCTCCCGGGCGGGTTCAAGCTCGGGGTGAACCCCGGCCTGGTCAAGTGGGAGGGCACCCAGAGCGTGCTGTGGGGCGAGGAGGTCCGCGAGCGGTTCAACGCCCCGGAGCTCAACCTCGCCCGTTACATCAAGGACGGCACCGTCACCGACGACGACAACGGCGAGTAG
- a CDS encoding zeta toxin family protein — protein MRDENVVPVVLAEREHEEILVTEILPTWTRNAVPQDQPVVIVVAGPAGSGKSRLCDLLLAVLARRGGAVLIGRDLYKKAHPQYDALMREDDLTAGVRVRPDVLRWQAEVEAHVRRERFDAVLEAPIADLAQAIATTQIWRTAGYRVEVVALATSEAEAQLSALDRYLTQVDEQGVGRSVSWGNLEQCTRNLPLFLEAVEAERLADQVMVVRRGLYVLYRNELTAEGTSWREEEAAPEALTAEWGRPWTAPETWQFRRRLASTEQRLHPTVLAPERRLAIAGGLERAFALAEPVRRIAQPLTVPPGVDYHRLSANEHRWVFDELIVPMFLGTITPQDDPVTLYVMGPQGSGKSHTARALRRALRVRRPTRIEGGTFKSLHPDYRQLLQEEPRTASARIRADYRAWQEMAEAHVRARRGDMLVEIAPDSIDHFLNSARRDHRAGRRVELVVIGARAADSRLGTATRCAEVARMGVAPRFTAAAAHTRTFGIVPAVVRAAEASPYVHCVSVIRRDLTALYRNERTPDGAWRKPARGGDVLEAEQHRPYTPAEAAHLLATLQRLKGELPQYWADLVEIAAMAWPLMPAHLQPRTLASTITPAQLPVRTGSRYRPSSSWARAA, from the coding sequence TTGAGAGACGAGAACGTCGTTCCGGTCGTGCTGGCCGAGCGTGAGCACGAGGAGATCCTGGTGACGGAGATCCTGCCGACCTGGACCAGGAACGCCGTCCCGCAGGACCAGCCGGTGGTCATCGTCGTCGCGGGACCGGCGGGCAGCGGGAAGTCCCGGCTATGCGACCTCCTACTGGCGGTTCTCGCCCGGCGGGGCGGGGCGGTGCTGATCGGCCGCGACCTCTACAAGAAGGCCCACCCCCAGTACGACGCCCTCATGCGTGAAGACGACCTCACGGCCGGCGTCCGGGTGCGCCCCGACGTCCTGCGGTGGCAGGCGGAGGTCGAGGCGCACGTACGCCGAGAACGCTTCGACGCGGTGCTGGAAGCGCCCATCGCCGACCTGGCCCAGGCCATCGCGACGACTCAAATCTGGCGTACGGCGGGCTACCGCGTCGAGGTGGTGGCGCTGGCCACGTCGGAGGCCGAGGCGCAGCTCAGCGCGCTGGACCGTTACCTGACGCAGGTCGACGAGCAGGGTGTGGGCCGGTCCGTGTCCTGGGGCAACCTCGAGCAGTGCACGCGCAACCTGCCCCTGTTCCTGGAGGCCGTCGAGGCCGAACGCCTCGCGGACCAGGTCATGGTGGTCCGCCGCGGTCTTTATGTCCTGTACCGCAACGAGCTCACCGCGGAGGGAACCTCCTGGCGCGAGGAGGAGGCCGCTCCCGAGGCGCTGACGGCGGAGTGGGGCCGGCCATGGACCGCGCCGGAGACCTGGCAGTTCCGGCGCCGCCTGGCCAGCACGGAGCAGCGCTTACACCCGACGGTCCTCGCCCCGGAGCGTCGCCTCGCGATCGCCGGAGGGCTGGAGCGCGCCTTCGCACTGGCCGAGCCGGTGCGCCGGATCGCCCAGCCGCTCACCGTGCCGCCCGGGGTCGACTACCACCGCCTGTCCGCCAACGAGCACCGGTGGGTCTTCGACGAGCTGATCGTCCCCATGTTCCTGGGAACCATCACGCCGCAGGACGACCCGGTCACCCTCTACGTGATGGGTCCGCAAGGGTCAGGGAAGTCCCACACCGCGCGTGCCCTGCGCCGTGCGCTGAGAGTGCGCCGGCCCACCCGGATCGAGGGCGGCACGTTCAAGTCGTTGCACCCCGACTACCGCCAGCTCCTCCAGGAGGAGCCACGTACGGCGTCGGCGCGGATCCGGGCCGACTACCGGGCCTGGCAGGAGATGGCAGAAGCCCACGTACGGGCCCGCCGTGGGGACATGCTGGTCGAGATCGCTCCGGACAGCATCGACCACTTCCTCAACAGCGCGCGCCGCGACCACCGGGCGGGCCGCCGTGTGGAGCTGGTCGTGATCGGGGCGCGGGCCGCAGACAGCCGGCTGGGGACCGCGACCCGGTGCGCCGAAGTGGCCCGCATGGGCGTTGCGCCCCGCTTCACCGCGGCCGCCGCCCACACCAGAACCTTCGGCATCGTGCCCGCCGTGGTCCGCGCGGCCGAAGCCTCGCCGTACGTGCACTGCGTCTCTGTGATCCGCCGGGACCTGACCGCGCTGTACCGCAACGAACGGACCCCGGACGGTGCCTGGAGGAAGCCGGCGCGAGGCGGGGACGTCCTGGAGGCCGAGCAGCACCGCCCCTACACGCCCGCCGAAGCCGCCCACCTCCTGGCCACCCTCCAGCGCCTGAAAGGCGAGCTGCCGCAGTACTGGGCGGACCTCGTCGAGATCGCCGCGATGGCCTGGCCGCTGATGCCCGCTCACCTCCAGCCGCGTACCCTCGCCTCCACGATCACCCCGGCCCAGCTGCCCGTCCGGACGGGCTCTCGCTACAGGCCCTCCAGCTCCTGGGCGAGAGCCGCGTAA
- a CDS encoding tyrosine-type recombinase/integrase, with amino-acid sequence MRSVIVLDDIRVQEIVRGDGSRSYTIVWPDLTVDEEADCFLCQYEGSGTQKTYAYTLVDHLRWRVREGLTTAKISLSDLQRYMGAVGARVSMPFGEPWRLPPKRPYGPGALKVTSACLKGFYLHQCARQGVNPELKAALDVRRLPTQPDRDRTLLGHLVTSMSANPLTPPGRSHRRHPKMLPDGARPELLSEVNTARDAMVVTWLSDTTLRIGGLTGLHVVDLHLRENAACGECKSPHVHVCHRGANPNRAAAKKKPQWRLQDGVITGGEIYRVSPAMISTYFIYMTTEYTKYATGHGMLLIQLHGSNIGEPWTADAARGMLRRAGRRAGLPGRIKPHQFRHSTMGKILDASGNDPLVAKEAGNWASMKMVDEVYGHPDQHSPEFVAALKAVWGEEE; translated from the coding sequence GTGCGGAGTGTGATTGTCCTGGATGACATTCGGGTCCAGGAGATTGTCCGAGGGGACGGAAGCCGGTCGTACACCATCGTGTGGCCCGACCTGACCGTGGACGAGGAGGCGGACTGCTTCCTCTGCCAGTACGAGGGCTCGGGGACACAGAAGACGTATGCGTACACCCTCGTCGATCACCTTCGGTGGCGGGTGCGTGAAGGGCTGACGACGGCGAAGATCTCACTGTCCGATCTGCAGCGGTACATGGGGGCGGTCGGGGCACGGGTGTCGATGCCGTTCGGCGAGCCGTGGCGGCTGCCGCCGAAACGTCCGTACGGCCCCGGCGCCCTCAAGGTCACGTCCGCCTGCTTGAAGGGCTTCTACCTGCATCAATGCGCCCGGCAGGGGGTGAACCCCGAGCTCAAGGCGGCCTTGGATGTCCGGCGGCTGCCGACTCAGCCGGACCGGGACCGGACGCTGCTGGGGCACTTGGTGACCTCGATGTCGGCCAACCCGCTGACGCCGCCCGGCCGTTCGCACCGCCGGCACCCGAAGATGCTCCCGGACGGGGCGAGGCCCGAGCTGCTGAGCGAGGTCAACACGGCTCGGGACGCCATGGTGGTGACCTGGTTGTCCGACACGACGCTGCGGATCGGCGGGCTGACCGGGCTGCATGTGGTCGACCTGCACCTGCGGGAGAACGCGGCCTGCGGCGAGTGCAAGAGTCCGCACGTTCACGTGTGTCACCGCGGAGCCAACCCGAACCGGGCGGCGGCGAAGAAGAAGCCCCAGTGGCGGCTGCAGGACGGTGTGATCACCGGTGGGGAGATCTACCGGGTGAGCCCGGCGATGATCAGCACCTACTTCATCTACATGACCACCGAGTACACGAAGTACGCCACCGGGCACGGGATGCTGCTGATCCAGCTGCACGGGTCGAACATCGGTGAGCCGTGGACGGCGGACGCGGCCCGCGGCATGCTGCGGCGGGCCGGGAGACGGGCCGGCCTGCCCGGCCGTATCAAGCCGCATCAGTTCCGGCACAGCACGATGGGCAAGATCCTCGACGCGTCAGGCAACGACCCGCTGGTGGCCAAGGAGGCGGGCAACTGGGCCTCTATGAAGATGGTCGACGAGGTCTACGGCCACCCCGACCAGCACTCGCCGGAGTTCGTGGCCGCTCTGAAGGCCGTCTGGGGTGAGGAGGAATGA
- a CDS encoding HNH endonuclease: MPCPADEEAAWPSGPTVTYAAMPAQTSWTTHPGDPRRQPAHGAVQAATRKVLRTVPSAIACRCAALTRTGATRLLTAGALPISRRAAPRTCCDSPAYRCLGWDHLCTSQPLGHWRDVAVSNRLRFEVLRRDRYTCRYCGGSAPDVTLRVDHVVPVALGGSDTPDNLVAACEPCNSGKSSMTADSEIVKNVSRDALRWAEAMRRAAADMTAQHEVGETFRSTFFESWNSWTHATSGEDGAIALPTDWKNSLDGFREAGLPVEAIPGIVEKAMRKGGVKTENRFRYFCGITWRMIGELQERARAYVSDGEGSRKPLSFTPWIRQLLRHGRPVGRRTMRSRPLISRSQPSPKA, translated from the coding sequence ATGCCCTGCCCCGCAGACGAGGAAGCGGCATGGCCAAGCGGACCGACTGTGACCTATGCGGCCATGCCGGCGCAGACGTCATGGACCACCCACCCCGGTGACCCGCGGCGGCAACCCGCGCACGGCGCGGTCCAGGCTGCCACGCGAAAAGTCTTACGGACCGTGCCGTCGGCCATCGCATGCCGCTGTGCCGCCCTGACGCGAACCGGGGCTACTCGACTCCTGACCGCAGGTGCCTTGCCGATCTCGCGACGGGCTGCACCCAGGACGTGCTGCGATTCCCCCGCGTACCGGTGCCTCGGCTGGGACCATCTATGCACATCCCAACCGCTGGGGCATTGGAGAGATGTGGCTGTTTCGAATCGGCTCCGCTTCGAGGTCCTGCGCCGGGACCGGTACACCTGTCGCTACTGCGGGGGGTCCGCTCCGGACGTAACGCTCCGTGTGGATCATGTGGTTCCCGTGGCGCTCGGAGGTTCTGATACCCCGGACAATCTCGTGGCAGCCTGCGAGCCCTGCAACAGCGGCAAGAGCAGCATGACAGCTGACTCCGAGATAGTTAAGAACGTCTCGCGGGACGCTCTTAGGTGGGCCGAGGCAATGCGGCGGGCGGCCGCAGATATGACTGCACAGCACGAGGTGGGCGAGACCTTCAGAAGCACTTTCTTCGAATCTTGGAACTCATGGACACATGCAACTTCAGGAGAAGATGGCGCAATAGCACTGCCTACGGATTGGAAGAATAGCCTGGATGGATTTCGGGAAGCCGGGCTGCCAGTTGAAGCCATACCCGGGATCGTCGAGAAGGCGATGCGCAAGGGTGGCGTGAAAACGGAGAATCGATTTCGATACTTTTGCGGCATCACCTGGCGGATGATTGGTGAACTACAGGAGCGGGCTCGCGCATACGTGTCCGACGGCGAGGGGAGTCGAAAACCATTGAGCTTCACCCCTTGGATCAGGCAGCTGTTGAGACATGGAAGGCCAGTTGGACGGAGGACCATGAGGAGTCGCCCACTCATCAGTAGGTCTCAACCTTCGCCGAAAGCCTGA
- a CDS encoding ISAs1 family transposase, with product MPASLDQLATASSLSVEECPGLLTCLATVTDPRDPRGRLHPLVGVLAICAAAVLTGATSLLAISEWAADASQSVLARLGASCDPFTGQHHAPGEATIRRVLAQVDGDVLDRAVGSWLSARCPQPSERLLRAIAVDGKSLRGAARAHDLKIHLLAAVDHATSAVLGQVDVETKTNEITCFQPLLDAIDLTGAVVTSDAMHTQREHAEYLGGRGAHYIVIVKGNQKKLRKQMKSLPWKQIPLQNRTVGTGHGRSEIRRIKVCTVAGLLFPGAAQAIELKRRRVNRKTGKVSTKTVYAVTSLTAEQANPAQLASLIRGHWSVEALHHVRDTTFAEDASQLRTGNAPRAMATWRNLAIGALRLAGLRSIATALRGNARDATRPLRILAIP from the coding sequence ATGCCCGCCTCGCTTGACCAACTCGCCACCGCATCGTCTCTGTCGGTTGAGGAGTGCCCGGGCCTGTTGACCTGCCTTGCGACGGTGACGGACCCCCGTGACCCACGGGGCCGGCTTCACCCCCTGGTCGGCGTGCTCGCCATCTGCGCCGCTGCGGTCCTGACCGGCGCGACCTCTCTGCTGGCGATCAGTGAGTGGGCGGCTGACGCCTCGCAGTCGGTCCTGGCCCGGCTCGGTGCCAGCTGCGACCCCTTCACCGGCCAACACCACGCCCCTGGTGAGGCCACCATCCGCCGGGTACTCGCCCAGGTCGACGGTGACGTACTCGACCGAGCCGTCGGCAGCTGGCTGTCCGCCCGATGCCCGCAACCCAGCGAGCGGTTGCTGCGGGCGATCGCGGTGGACGGCAAATCCCTGCGCGGCGCCGCCCGCGCGCACGACCTGAAGATCCACCTGCTGGCGGCCGTCGACCACGCCACTTCCGCCGTCCTGGGCCAGGTCGACGTTGAGACAAAGACGAATGAAATCACCTGCTTCCAGCCACTACTGGATGCCATCGACCTGACCGGAGCGGTCGTGACCAGCGACGCGATGCATACCCAACGCGAGCACGCCGAGTACCTGGGAGGCCGGGGCGCCCACTACATCGTCATCGTCAAGGGAAACCAGAAGAAGCTCCGCAAGCAGATGAAGTCCCTTCCCTGGAAGCAGATCCCACTCCAGAACCGCACCGTCGGGACCGGCCACGGCCGCAGCGAGATCCGCCGGATCAAGGTCTGCACTGTCGCCGGCCTGCTCTTCCCCGGCGCCGCCCAGGCCATCGAACTCAAGCGGCGCCGAGTCAACCGCAAGACCGGCAAGGTCAGCACCAAGACCGTGTACGCGGTCACCAGCCTGACCGCCGAGCAGGCCAATCCGGCCCAGCTCGCGTCCTTGATCCGCGGCCACTGGTCGGTAGAGGCGCTCCATCACGTGAGGGACACGACCTTTGCCGAGGACGCCTCACAGCTGCGGACCGGCAACGCGCCCCGCGCCATGGCCACCTGGCGCAACCTCGCCATCGGAGCCCTTCGCCTGGCCGGTCTCCGCAGCATCGCCACAGCTCTCAGAGGAAACGCCCGCGACGCCACCCGGCCCCTGCGAATCCTGGCCATTCCGTGA
- a CDS encoding caspase family protein, with translation MTLPDPARSRAVLIGCDRYRHLADLPAVGNNVRELATLLMEPGLWGLDPERCVVLNNPSSVDAVLNAVHDAAAQASDCLVVYFAGHGLLSPDADLLLALPESDNERLYRSIPYSLLRHELVDTCTAPSRVVILDCCYSGMALQGHMATSAEVADRAGAEGTYVMTASSETKLAWSPEGEEFTAFSGELLRALAEGVPDAPDPLEMGALFQHVRRELVAKGRPVPQQRARNSGHNIALTRNRWTTPIPGDPIDVQIKTESLLQVGIALTPDASAESAELAGLEPGQAGLSTAETVCSSPIEETVSTNSLESTPSRFWGSRLEIAVVITLIIVMLVITAGISWLLRPQKRVPDARVRPPTSPCNLLTNDQVKFIFGGAANGSAGPDAKEGWVDHCDWVYDDPGIENPYRLGIDLNAYSSSEYAHDALWKVPLEATPAATQHCISIDAHEYWNPLNVAVGDGGTPVRGRAPA, from the coding sequence ATGACCCTTCCCGATCCTGCGAGGTCTCGTGCGGTCTTAATCGGGTGCGACCGCTATCGTCACCTGGCAGACCTTCCTGCTGTGGGAAATAACGTCCGCGAGCTCGCCACCTTGCTGATGGAGCCTGGCCTCTGGGGTCTGGACCCGGAGCGTTGTGTGGTGCTGAACAATCCTTCCTCCGTTGACGCCGTACTGAACGCGGTTCACGATGCGGCGGCTCAAGCGTCGGACTGTCTTGTGGTGTACTTCGCAGGCCACGGACTCTTGTCTCCCGACGCCGATCTGCTGCTTGCTCTGCCTGAGTCCGACAACGAGCGGCTGTATCGGAGCATTCCCTACAGCCTGCTCCGCCATGAACTGGTCGACACATGCACGGCTCCTAGCCGCGTGGTCATATTGGACTGCTGCTACAGCGGAATGGCGCTGCAGGGCCACATGGCCACATCAGCCGAAGTGGCGGATCGAGCTGGCGCCGAGGGCACGTACGTGATGACTGCTTCGTCCGAGACCAAGCTGGCCTGGTCCCCAGAGGGCGAGGAATTCACAGCCTTCTCGGGCGAACTGCTGAGGGCGCTGGCCGAAGGAGTGCCCGATGCACCAGACCCACTGGAAATGGGCGCACTGTTCCAGCATGTGCGCAGGGAACTGGTCGCGAAAGGGCGCCCTGTGCCGCAGCAGCGAGCCCGCAACAGCGGACACAACATCGCGCTGACCCGTAACCGCTGGACGACGCCGATACCCGGCGACCCTATAGACGTTCAAATAAAGACAGAATCCCTGCTGCAGGTGGGCATCGCGCTGACGCCAGACGCGTCGGCCGAGTCGGCAGAGCTGGCTGGCTTGGAGCCTGGGCAGGCGGGACTGTCCACGGCTGAAACGGTGTGCTCGTCGCCGATCGAGGAGACAGTGTCCACCAATTCCCTGGAATCGACCCCGTCGCGGTTCTGGGGCTCCCGCCTGGAGATTGCAGTCGTAATTACGTTAATTATCGTCATGCTCGTCATAACGGCTGGAATATCATGGCTGCTCCGTCCGCAGAAGCGCGTCCCCGACGCCCGGGTCAGGCCCCCCACCAGCCCGTGCAACCTACTTACGAATGATCAAGTGAAGTTTATTTTCGGGGGAGCTGCCAACGGGTCCGCAGGCCCCGACGCGAAAGAGGGGTGGGTCGATCACTGCGACTGGGTGTACGACGATCCGGGAATCGAAAATCCCTATCGCCTGGGGATAGATCTGAACGCTTACTCGTCATCGGAATATGCGCATGACGCCTTGTGGAAGGTGCCCTTGGAGGCCACCCCTGCGGCGACACAGCATTGCATCAGTATCGACGCCCATGAATATTGGAACCCCCTTAATGTAGCGGTCGGCGACGGGGGTACCCCAGTCAGGGGCAGGGCTCCGGCATGA
- a CDS encoding effector-associated constant component EACC1: MRVQVSIESGDSGIAVTDLYRWLRQDDQLRRDAEVRLLPPSQTNGSMNAVEIIELVIGQAVAMANFAVAYAAWRQGRRATAPVTITVGELSVTVTDGSEEAIRRIVDLLQPESDQ; encoded by the coding sequence ATGCGGGTTCAGGTCAGCATCGAATCGGGCGATAGCGGCATAGCGGTCACTGATCTGTATCGCTGGCTGCGCCAAGACGACCAACTGCGCCGCGATGCCGAGGTGCGGCTGCTGCCACCGTCGCAGACCAACGGCTCCATGAACGCCGTCGAGATCATCGAACTGGTCATAGGCCAGGCTGTCGCCATGGCCAACTTCGCCGTTGCTTACGCCGCTTGGCGGCAAGGGCGCAGAGCGACAGCGCCTGTCACGATCACGGTCGGCGAGCTGTCGGTCACGGTGACGGACGGTTCGGAGGAAGCGATTCGGCGGATCGTAGACCTCTTGCAGCCCGAGAGCGATCAATGA
- a CDS encoding Uma2 family endonuclease yields MSIASLAQHHGPWTVDAVLALAEDRSHRYELVGESLVMSPAPGLRHQRASFRLHVAIDAAAQAVGAPVEVLEAINVILPSGLVVPDIVVADAGATAEDGVSIDAEAVQLIVELVSPGNKTMDRKFKPMLYAEAGIEHYWRLEFDPAPRLIVNELAEGRYVEKTIALPGATTRVEAPFPFEIDPAGLTQPKRRG; encoded by the coding sequence ATGAGCATTGCCAGCCTTGCCCAGCACCACGGGCCCTGGACCGTCGACGCGGTCCTGGCCCTGGCCGAAGACCGTTCGCACCGCTACGAACTTGTTGGTGAGTCGCTCGTGATGTCCCCCGCTCCCGGCCTGCGTCACCAGCGGGCGTCCTTCCGTCTCCACGTTGCGATCGACGCGGCGGCCCAGGCCGTCGGCGCTCCGGTGGAGGTGCTGGAGGCAATCAACGTGATCCTGCCGTCCGGGCTGGTCGTGCCGGACATCGTCGTCGCCGACGCCGGCGCGACCGCCGAGGACGGCGTCAGCATCGACGCCGAAGCGGTGCAGCTGATCGTCGAGCTGGTCTCGCCCGGCAACAAAACCATGGACCGCAAGTTCAAGCCCATGCTGTACGCCGAGGCGGGCATCGAGCACTACTGGCGACTCGAGTTCGATCCGGCCCCGCGCCTGATCGTCAACGAGCTCGCCGAAGGCCGGTACGTCGAGAAGACGATCGCCCTCCCCGGTGCCACGACCCGTGTCGAGGCGCCGTTCCCCTTCGAGATCGACCCGGCCGGGCTCACCCAGCCCAAACGGCGAGGCTAG